From Vanessa cardui chromosome 11, ilVanCard2.1, whole genome shotgun sequence, the proteins below share one genomic window:
- the LOC124533791 gene encoding uncharacterized protein LOC124533791, whose amino-acid sequence MNSNSSNSCELTWTKTEIDPETDISCKRERLYWNSETTMKLIEIFEKDCKELWDNKHPSNKDRSARQAKHEYLANVFGTTAEEISRKLHNLRTQFNNELRKIKRKQAGGEGTAGSSGWEYFDALLFLMREPPVDPIDSVDGVNLALAEFQADEDAEFGARVNLSITNSPPRMRKPVLRVAASAPPPLPPSAHPMMWPEEPRPRIRPGINTDECQVFGDFVASELRTLRSDESRKRLKRIIQKAILQIGEEEDVNIITG is encoded by the exons ATGAATTCAAATTCCTCCAATTCGTGCGAATTGACCTGGACAAAAACCGAAATTGATCCCGAAACCGATATCTCATGCAAACGCGAACGATTGTACTGGAATTCGGAAACAACGATGAAACTCATCGAAATATTCGAGAAAGATTGCAAAGAATTGTGGGACAATAAGCACCCATCGAACAAGGACAGGTCGGCGAGACAAGCCAAGCACGAGTATCTGGCAAATGTGTTCGGTACGACCGCCGAGGAGATAAGTAGAAAGTTACATAATCTGAGGACACAGTTTAACAACGAATTGAGAAAGATAAAGCGCAAGCAGGCGGGGGGCGAGGGTACAGCGGGGAGCAGCGGGTGGGAGTATTTCGACGCCCTATTGTTTCTGATGCGAGAGCCCCCTGTCGACCCCATCGACAGCGTGGACGGAGTCAACCTAGCG CTAGCAGAATTTCAAGCCGATGAGGATGCAGAATTCGGTGCACGGGTCAACTTGTCTATCACCAATTCGCCTCCCAGAATGCGTAAACCAGTTCTGAGGGTAGCTGCCTCCGCGCCCCCGCCGCTGCCCCCGAGCGCCCACCCCATGATGTGGCCAGAGGAGCCGCGACCTCGGATACGGCCTGGAATAAACACTGATGAATGTCAG GTGTTCGGAGATTTCGTTGCTTCAGAACTCCGCACGCTCAGGTCTGACGAATCTCGTAAGAGACTGAAGAGAATTATCCAGAAGGCAATTCTCCAGATCGGCGAGGAGGAGGACGTGAACATTATCACTGGATAG